A stretch of Lactuca sativa cultivar Salinas chromosome 6, Lsat_Salinas_v11, whole genome shotgun sequence DNA encodes these proteins:
- the LOC111911384 gene encoding G-type lectin S-receptor-like serine/threonine-protein kinase LECRK2 gives MAFILLIFLRLFFLLITQGSQFTSHNITLGSSLSPYSNPAWVSASGLFAFGFYQEDNGFRVGIWLATKPEIIVVWTANRDDPLVSSNSTINLITNGWLLLHTNGEDKNITTQRVPATSASMHDSGNFLLYDDSGVAIWESFEHPCDTVLGGQELATYDHLVSSVSPSHHMSGNFVLNLQNNGNLVAYPLYAGSRLDDDSYWSTKTSDLGGYVSMYLNHTGSLNMVKDGVTQRVLNPVILSSGSRKRNEIVIFRATLRWDGNFVLYSHRFISNSTRMIMKKEWEALHDPCEAKGICGSNSYCVSNGGNFSCHCFPGFLAFNETRNGNFYSCYRNFTDEEACNGKREGLKLSYNITSLENIKLRDHYSYSVMNLSKEACRQSCLDDCNCWASLHANAFSCKMLKVPIIYAVRNKSILSTVFIKTSFPYDPPEYPLRNETKKLVYILAITLGCLAFMCTIMAFFSFFFYRVHAHNSFESISGNTDHLEVFRDQFRLRAFSYDDLHKATDGFKEMIGRNSYKGFISEGKKAVIVKRLERLFEGEGWFREEITAIAQTHHRNLVGLLGFCIQGSTKLLVYEFMINGSLEDLLFNAETPPGWEERVRVTLDVARGILYLHEECEAPIIHCNITPRNILFDEFWTAKISDFGLSSKLWRSNQRGSKVDIYSFGVVLLKILCCRNDMEIDVLTTWVYNCFVNKDWNRLIEDDEVDVWMLEKMVKVGLLCIQNEPDSRPSIKNVILMLEGTTDIPIPPSPTPPLI, from the coding sequence ATGGCCTTCATCTTACTTATCTTCCTAAGACTATTCTTTCTTTTAATCACTCAAGGATCTCAATTCACCTCCCATAATATCACCTTAGGTTCCTCATTGTCCCCATACTCAAACCCTGCATGGGTCTCGGCTTCAGGCCTTTTTGCATTTGGTTTCTACCAGGAAGATAATGGTTTTAGGGTCGGAATATGGCTGGCAACCAAACCCGAAATCATAGTTGTTTGGACTGCAAACCGTGATGACCCACTTGTCTCCTCAAACAGTACCATTAATCTCATTACAAATGGTTGGTTGCTTCTCCACACTAATGGCGAAGataaaaacatcacaactcagAGGGTTCCAGCAACCTCTGCTTCCATGCATGATTCGGGAAATTTCCTACTCTATGATGACTCTGGTGTTGCTATATGGGAAAGCTTTGAACACCCTTGTGATACAGTATTAGGAGGACAAGAACTAGCCACATATGATCATTTAGTCTCTAGTGTATCCCCTTCCCATCACATGAGTGGAAACTTCGTTCTCAATTTGCAAAATAATGGAAACCTTGTGGCTTACCCTCTATATGCTGGTTCCAGGCTCGATGATGATTCATACTGGTCTACTAAAACCTCTGACCTCGGTGGCTATGTGTCCATGTATCTCAACCATACTGGCTCTTTGAACATGGTGAAAGATGGTGTGACACAGAGGGTATTAAATCCAGTTATACTGAGCTCAGGTTCGAGGAAGAGGAATGAAATCGTAATCTTTCGTGCTACTCTCAGATGGGATGGTAACTTTGTTTTGTATTCCCACAGATTCATAAGTAACTCGACTAGAATGATCATGAAGAAGGAATGGGAAGCATTACATGACCCATGTGAAGCCAAAGGTATATGTGGTTCTAACAGTTACTGTGTTAGCAATGGTGGCAATTTTAGTTGCCATTGCTTTCCTGGTTTCTTAGCTTTCAACGAGACAAGAAATGGTAACTTTTACAGCTGTTATAGGAACTTTACCGATGAAGAAGCCTGCAACGGGAAACGGGAAGGGTTAAAACTTTCTTATAATATTACTTCATTGGAGAATATAAAGTTGCGAGATCACTACTCTTACTCTGTAATGAATCTTAGCAAGGAAGCTTGTCGTCAATCTTGCTTGGATGATTGCAATTGTTGGGCAAGTCTGCATGCAAATGCTTTTAGTTGCAAAATGCTAAAAGTTCCGATCATTTATGCAGTGCGTAATAAAAGCATATTATCCACTGTCTTTATAAAAACCAGTTTCCCATATGATCCTCCTGAATACCCCTTGAGAAACGAAACCAAAAAACTTGTTTACATTCTAGCCATTACACTTGGCTGCCTAGCTTTTATGTGTACGATAATggcattcttttctttctttttctataGAGTGCATGCTCATAATAGCTTCGAAAGTATATCAGGAAATACTGATCATTTAGAAGTTTTCAGAGATCAATTTAGGCTACGAGCATTCTCATACGACGATCTTCATAAAGCCACAGATGGTTTTAAGGAAATGATAGGAAGAAATTCTTACAAAGGGTTTATTTCCGAGGGCAAGAAGGCTGTTATTGTGAAGAGACTGGAAAGGTTGTTTGAAGGAGAAGGGTGGTTTCGAGAAGAAATAACTGCTATTGCACAAACCCATCATCGGAACTTGGTTGGCTTACTGGGTTTCTGCATACAGGGATCTACAAAGCTACTTGTGTACGAGTTTATGATCAATGGTTCACTGGAAGATCTTCTCTTCAACGCTGAAACACCACCTGGTTGGGAAGAACGTGTGAGAGTGACGCTGGATGTAGCGAGAGGAATCTTGTATCTTCATGAAGAGTGTGAGGCTCCTATAATACACTGCAATATAACGCCTCGTAATATTCTTTTTGACGAGTTTTGGACTGCTAAGATCTCTGATTTTGGGTTATCATCAAAACTATGGAGGTCAAATCAGAGGGGAAGTAAGGTGGATATCTACAGCTTTGGGGTTGTGCTTTTGAAGATTTTGTGTTGCAGAAATGATATGGAGATTGACGTTCTTACTACTTGGGTTTACAATTGTTTTGTAAATAAAGATTGGAATAGGTTGATTGAAGATGACGAAGTAGATGTCTGGATGTTGGAGAAGATGGTGAAAGTTGGATTGTTGTGCATTCAAAATGAACCAGATTCAAGGCCTTCGATCAAAAATGTTATCTTGATG